The candidate division WOR-3 bacterium region TTTCAAAATTAAAATTAAAACAAAAGGAGGTTATAAAATGAAAAAAGCGGTAGCAATGCTCTTAGCGATAATAGGGTTTTATGCCCTTGAAGGTAATCAATTTAGTATTCCGGAAGAACTTTTGAAAAGCTGGACGACTGATTATATAGGATTTGAAAAAAATCTTGGGCAGATTCAGAATTTTGAAGGAGAATTTGCAAAAGAGGTTCTTTTAAGGGCAAAACTTCCTGGACTTGGTATATTCATTACAGAAAAAGGAGCTTCTTATGTAATTTATTCAAAAGAAAAATATGCAAGGATTGATGTTGATCTTTTAAATGCAAATATAAAAGAAGAGAATATAGAGTTTGAGGATCCTTTACCAGGTTATACAAACTATTATCTTTCTTCTTGTCCTGATGGTATTCTTGGTGTTATAACTTATAGAAAAGTGAGGATAAAAGAGATTTATCCTGGTGTGGATTGGGTATGGAGATATGAAGATGGAAAAATGCATCATGAGTTTATGGTTCAGCCTTATGCTGATATAAGTATAATAAAGATGAAATTTAGATGGTCTGATTATGAGATTAAGGAAGGGAATAAGGAGATTATTTTTAGGACACCAATTGGAGTTATAGTGGATGGACCTATTTTTTCTTATGAAGGGGAAAAAAGGGTAAAAAATTTTGTGGATGTTTCTTACAGAATTAATAATGATAAAACAATTTCTTTTGATGTTAAAGACTATCTTATGGAAGAACCCCTGATTATTGATCCACCCCTTTCACTTCTATGGGCAACATACTACGGAGGAGGGGATGCGGATGGAGGCCTTTCAATTACAACAGATGGCTCAGGTAATATATTTTTAACAGGAAACACTGGATCATCAGATTTCCCAACCTATGACCCAGGTGGTGGTGCATATTTTCAGGGAACAATTGCAGGAGGTTATGATTTATTTATTTTAAAGTTTACAAATTCTGGTGTAAGGCAATGGGTAACATACTACGGAGGAGGTAGTAATGAGTTAGGCTCTTCAATTACAACAGATGGCTCAGGTAATATATTTGTAACAGGATACACTTGGTCAGCAAATTTCCCAACCTATGATCCGGGTGGTGGTGCATATTTTCAGGGAACAAATGCAGGAGGTTATGATGTATTTATTTTAAAGTTTACAAATTCTGGTATAAGGCAATGGGCAACATACTACGGAGGAATTTATGATGATTATGGCTATTCAATTACAACAGATGGCTCAGGTAATATATTTGTAACAGGATGGACTCAATCAACAAATTTCCCAACCTATGATCCAGGTGGTGGTGCATATTTTCAGGGAACATATGCAGGAGGTTCTGATGTATTTATTTTAAAGTTTACAAATTCTGGTGTAAGGCAATGGGCAACATACTACGGAGGAACGCATTATGATGAAGGCTATTCAATTACAACAGATGGCTCAGGTAATATATTTGTAACAGGAAGGACTTATTCAACAAATTTCCCAACCTATGATCCAGGTGGTGGTGCATATTTTCAGGGAACATATGCAGGAGGATTGTATGATGTATTTATTTTAAAGTTTACAAATTCTGGTGTAAGGCAATGGGCAACATACTACGGAGGAAGTAATTTTGATTTAGGCTTTTCAATTACAACAGATGGCTCAGGTAATATATTTGTAACAGGATACACTGGATCAACAAACTTCCCAACCTATAATCCAGGTGGTGGTGCATATTTTCAGGGAACAATTGCAGGAGGTTTGGATTTATTCATTTTAAAGTTTACAAATTCTGGTATAAGGCAATGGGCAACATACTACGGAGGAAGTAGTCATGAGTTAGGCTATTCAATTACAACAGATGGCTCAGGTAATATATTTGTAACAGGAAGGACTTTATCACCAGATTTCCCAACCTATGATCCAGGTGGTGGTGCATATTTTCAGGGAACATATGCAGGAGGTTGGGATGTATTTATTTTAAAGTTTACAAATTCTGGTATAAGGCAATGGGCAACATACTACGGAGGAGGGGGTGATGATTATGGCTATTCAATTACAACAGATGGCTCAGGTAATATATTTGTAACAGGAAGGACTTTATCACCAGATTTCCCAACCTATGATCCAGGTGGTGGTGCATATTTTCAGGGAACAAATGCGGGGAATGGTGATGTATTTATTTTAAAGTTTGAAAGTGGTTTACTTGGTGAGGTGGATTTACGACCTAAAAAACCAAAACCTCCTTTTGAATATAATGTTTTCTATGTCTTACAAAATCCAAAGTCCCTTGTTTTAGTTTTTGATATTAAAAACCCCTGTGAAATATCTTTGAATTTTTATAGTGAAAATGGTTCATTAATTGAAAAAAGAGAATATGGACCTATTCCAAAGGGAATGCACCGAATTGAAATAAAAAAGAACGAGATAAATAAAAATATCTACTTTTTAAAAGTAAATTTTGGAGAAAAAACAGAAACAATAAAAATTTTGAATATTGAATAAATTTTAAATCCACAGGAGGGACTTAAACTCTACTGAAAAATTTTATATGGTAGCCGCACCCTTCAGGGTGCGTTAAATTAATTCTCTGGTTGTATTTCGAAGGCTAAAGCCTGCGCCTATTATTTTTTGAAAATCTTCAGCTGGGGAGTCACACCTTTTAAGGTATAAAGTAAAGCATTTTTAGAATATTATTTCTATTATGCCTCATATCTCCCTCACCCTTAATTTTCAAAAAAACAAAGACTTTATAATTTTATGATAGGTTTTATAATTTTATGGTAGCGAAATATTCTTTTTCTTAATAATCTTTTGGGGAATTGAACTTTTAAACCTTTTCCTTTAATTATAACACAAAAAAAATTAATGTCAAATTTTCCAAAAATTTTATTAAGAATCTATTTCAGATTTTTTTTCTTTTATCATAACTTTCTATTTTCATTTCCTTTCTCAATTTGCAAACCTCTCTCCTTGTTATATCAATACCTTTTTCAAACTTTATTATTCTCCTTATTTCCTCATCAGTTAAAGGAGAATCTGGTAATTCTTTATCTATTAACTCTTTTATAATTTTTTTTACTTCATCCCTATCAAAAGTTTCTCCCCTTTTTGTCCTTAATCCCCTCGGAAAGAAAAACTTTAATTCAAAAATTCCTCTCGGTGTCGCCACATATTTACCTGTTATAATTCTATGCAAGGAAGAAACAGAAATGTTAAGCTTTTTTGAGGCATCTGTCTGCGATATCGGTTTTAATTTACCCTCTGAACTTATTAAAAAATCTCTTTGATATTCAATAATAAAATTCAAAACCTTTTCAATCCTTCTTCTTCTTTCATTCAAAAGTTCAAAAAGTTCCATTGCTTTTCTTACATAATCCTTTATAAACTTTTTAACCTCATAAGGTGTATTCTCATCCTCAAGCATCTTTAAATAAGTATGATTCAACCTTATTTCAGGAATAATATCTTTAACCTCCTCATATACAAGCTCATTATCCCTCAATTTTATCACATATTCAGGCATAACATACTCGGGTTCCTCCTCTGAATAAATACGGCCCGGTCTCATATTGAGCTTCCTTATCAATATTAAAGCTTCCTCAACCTCTAAAACACTTTTTTTAAGCTTGGCAGCAATCTCCTCTTTTGGTTTACTCAAAATATCAAAATGATTCTTAACAATTTCATAAGCAAGAGTATCCTCCATTTTTCTTACTTCAAGTTGACATAAAAGAGCTTCCCTTATATCTCTTGAACCAACTCCAAGAGGATCAAGTTTCATTATCTCCTTTCTTATTTCTTCAAGTTTAAATCTATCAACTTTTAATTCTTCTGCAACTTTATCAAGGTCCTCTACTATAAATCCATCACTATTTATATAATCAATAAGTTTTAAAGCTATATCTCTATCTTCTTCATTCCTAAATGCAAACTCTATCTGAAAACTTAATCTCTCATAAAGGGAAGGACCTTTAGAAGGGATTAGTGATAAATAATCTTCTTCTTCCTCTTCCTCTATCCTTCT contains the following coding sequences:
- a CDS encoding SBBP repeat-containing protein produces the protein MKKAVAMLLAIIGFYALEGNQFSIPEELLKSWTTDYIGFEKNLGQIQNFEGEFAKEVLLRAKLPGLGIFITEKGASYVIYSKEKYARIDVDLLNANIKEENIEFEDPLPGYTNYYLSSCPDGILGVITYRKVRIKEIYPGVDWVWRYEDGKMHHEFMVQPYADISIIKMKFRWSDYEIKEGNKEIIFRTPIGVIVDGPIFSYEGEKRVKNFVDVSYRINNDKTISFDVKDYLMEEPLIIDPPLSLLWATYYGGGDADGGLSITTDGSGNIFLTGNTGSSDFPTYDPGGGAYFQGTIAGGYDLFILKFTNSGVRQWVTYYGGGSNELGSSITTDGSGNIFVTGYTWSANFPTYDPGGGAYFQGTNAGGYDVFILKFTNSGIRQWATYYGGIYDDYGYSITTDGSGNIFVTGWTQSTNFPTYDPGGGAYFQGTYAGGSDVFILKFTNSGVRQWATYYGGTHYDEGYSITTDGSGNIFVTGRTYSTNFPTYDPGGGAYFQGTYAGGLYDVFILKFTNSGVRQWATYYGGSNFDLGFSITTDGSGNIFVTGYTGSTNFPTYNPGGGAYFQGTIAGGLDLFILKFTNSGIRQWATYYGGSSHELGYSITTDGSGNIFVTGRTLSPDFPTYDPGGGAYFQGTYAGGWDVFILKFTNSGIRQWATYYGGGGDDYGYSITTDGSGNIFVTGRTLSPDFPTYDPGGGAYFQGTNAGNGDVFILKFESGLLGEVDLRPKKPKPPFEYNVFYVLQNPKSLVLVFDIKNPCEISLNFYSENGSLIEKREYGPIPKGMHRIEIKKNEINKNIYFLKVNFGEKTETIKILNIE
- the rpoN gene encoding RNA polymerase factor sigma-54, producing the protein MKEEIKLRQDLRLKPILIPRLLQIAKVCSLNLLELREYLNHEIENNFLLEKREKRVKGVERERDDFELKEFFQIFSEPDYYEKRRRIEEEEEEDYLSLIPSKGPSLYERLSFQIEFAFRNEEDRDIALKLIDYINSDGFIVEDLDKVAEELKVDRFKLEEIRKEIMKLDPLGVGSRDIREALLCQLEVRKMEDTLAYEIVKNHFDILSKPKEEIAAKLKKSVLEVEEALILIRKLNMRPGRIYSEEEPEYVMPEYVIKLRDNELVYEEVKDIIPEIRLNHTYLKMLEDENTPYEVKKFIKDYVRKAMELFELLNERRRRIEKVLNFIIEYQRDFLISSEGKLKPISQTDASKKLNISVSSLHRIITGKYVATPRGIFELKFFFPRGLRTKRGETFDRDEVKKIIKELIDKELPDSPLTDEEIRRIIKFEKGIDITRREVCKLRKEMKIESYDKRKKI